A single window of Leishmania panamensis strain MHOM/PA/94/PSC-1 chromosome 35 sequence DNA harbors:
- a CDS encoding hypothetical protein (TriTrypDB/GeneDB-style sysID: LpmP.35.5700) → MLASSAMMTALRVLALVVLCLLCGLCTRVDGSKSLHAGVYVKLLPGKEFCADYHVYRDPQSDPVLVTFQHRCIDPRLAGIITKLYAPSREPLKRGLQIPLSENIDTFGDISQIFFHAEQTGTYKMCFLLPLKKPAMRFEMSFSAVNDIVEPPKLEDDAFVVDKPPEMEDYADRLRMLNLSVETTVDELRMYETRRYFFDETVNSAFYLCIFSVLLNIVIAVGLTVWSERYLERYFVRQKIA, encoded by the coding sequence ATGCTGGCGTCGTCTGCCATGATGACCGCATTGCGTGTCCTAGCACTGGTGGTTCTGTGCCTGCTTTGCGGGCTGTGCACCCGCGTCGACGGCTCCAAGTCCCTCCACGCTGGCGTGTAcgtgaagctgctgccggGGAAGGAGTTCTGCGCTGATTACCATGTCTACCGCGATCCACAGAGCGACCCAGTACTCGTCACATTtcagcaccgctgcatcGACCCGCGCCTGGCTGGAATTATTACAAAGCTCTACGCACCCAGCAGGGAGCCGCTCAAGCGCGGTTTGCAGATCCCTTTATCAGAAAACATCGACACCTTTGGCGACATCTCGCAGATCTTCTTCCATGCCGAGCAGACCGGAACCTACAAGATGTGTTTTCTGCTCCCCCTCAAGAAGCCTGCCATGCGCTTCGAGATGTCTTTCAGCGCCGTCAACGACATCGTTGAGCCGCCCAAGTTAGAAGACGACGCCTTTGTGGTGGACAAGCCACCAGAGATGGAGGACTACGCTGACCGCCTGCGCATGTTGAATTTGTCCGTGGAGACGACCGTTGACGAGCTCCGCATGTACGAGACGCGGCGGTACTTCTTTGACGAGACGGTCAACTCTGCCTTCTACCTTTGCATCTTTAGTGTGCTGCTGAacatcgtcatcgctgtGGGACTCACTGTGTGGTCGGAGAGATACCTGGAGCGGTACTTTGTGAGGCAGAAAATTGCGTAA
- a CDS encoding hypothetical protein (TriTrypDB/GeneDB-style sysID: LpmP.35.5710), translating into MATINTELSLVRRLHALLQRYESRPAVARRNTLPTLSRFLRSTDRQIRKISLEAVYLLAEHHENLELLGNDQDLVDAVVEIYDGAQYDDPELCDLSSQTLDLLTPTLPDGDPRRKVAARRPDQDAGATSIGAVPLLTTPPRHAGSSSELQDSSNAVGEYDMIVGDVEQVSVISGGTGFEMASSSSHLTRRLTDPAPGPPEVIHGVGKDCPLSIVLEIPALDAMTDTSYIEEILQTARGVMSYTITASAHQIRVFLSAFAQAPLQNMLTEAGYENILISAEQMCYQGSDAGNQSLSGSFFFDKYSKRPSYVQSAKSFASNLFNSIMVYSDPNNNSLAARVRQQRAAQQSGSTTTDRIAQAFSRWW; encoded by the coding sequence ATGGCCACGATCAACACCGAGCTCTCGCTGGTGCGGCGCCTTCACGCGTTGTTGCAACGCTATGAGTCGAGGCCCGCCGTTGCTCGCCGTAACACTCTTCCAactctctctcgtttcctCCGTAGCACAGACCGCCAGATCCGCAAAATTTCTCTGGAGGCTGTCTACCTACTGGCTGAGCACCACGAGAACCTCGAGCTGCTCGGCAACGACCAGGACCTCGTGGACGCTGTAGTCGAGATCTACGATGGGGCCCAGTACGATGACCCGGAGCTGTGCGACTTATCCAGCCAAACACTCGATCTCCTCACGCCAACCTTGCCCGACGGTGACCCACGCAGAAAGGTCGCGGCACGCCGGCCAGATCAAGATGCCGGGGCCACATCTATTggtgcggtgccgctgctcaccaccccaccccggCACGCTGGCAGCTCCTCAGAGCTGCAGGACTCGTCAAACGCCGTTGGCGAGTACGACATGATCGTCGGCGACGTCGAGCAAGTCTCCGTTATCTCGGGGGGAACCGGCTTCGAGATGGCAAGCTCTAGCTCTCATCTGACGCGGCGGTTGACAGACCCCGCGCCTGGGCCGCCAGAGGTGATTCACGGAGTAGGCAAGGACTGCCCTCTTTCCATTGTGCTGGAGATCCCGGCGCTGGATGCGATGACGGACACCTCGTACATAGAGGAAATTCTGCAGACGGCGCGTGGTGTTATGTCGTACACCATTACGGCGAGTGCCCATCAAATTcgtgtctttctctccgccTTTGCCCAGGCACCGCTACAGAACATGCTGACCGAGGCTGGCTACGAGAACATACTGATCAGTGCCGAGCAAATGTGCTACCAAGGGAGCGATGCAGGTAATCAGAgcctcagcggcagcttctTCTTCGATAAGTACAGCAAGAGGCCGTCCTATGTGCAGAGTGCGAAGAGCTTCGCTTCAAATCTGTTTAATTCTATAATGGTGTACAGCGACCCTAATAACAACTCCCTAGCGGCGCGCGTGAGGCAGCAACGGGCAGCGCAACAAagtggcagcaccaccacagacCGGATTGCACAGGCGTTCTCGCGATGGTGGTAG
- a CDS encoding hypothetical protein (TriTrypDB/GeneDB-style sysID: LpmP.35.5740): protein MHSTHVQMLARTVFRLWTPKYFREQAGAGRHLGKRRARALNAAPALCSTAAARGGVTATSCTTPARAPPPRKSTRKSLAEHAPSTSSVGRAPGQPPISSLHSPLPDAFHTSHPLVQRTQELLHELATVDHSQSSLSPDAARGYAQFSARHDVLGPLRSLLPLPATSSGGSSANPASRQRFHIVPVVGMNPLMPPPPRLQRTATADFSLSDLVLFLQLYDSANMEDGKLLVQVMNEVRRQLFALAETAARTTTGEGDLEAERGGVKGVLQTPSASPLPFPAMLYTMSSLGIVEEAVLDVVTSCALRDGTHGKLGLLYSQLHHYSVKELLQLLIALQRFGHQQQPTTKALTKALRASLYDTSTTASRFHRRAGAFKKALAARRQTPPPGEGRVNAAEVDDDTGGVIAMMAADEELGSLAFGLECPLFLLLEALTTTATTVHRRADVVTFLSDLIAVTAAAELTTAVQENRGLPVPAGPKEVTKEAQEFLFAVSHQLLRAAKLTEAMNLPQILLSEVFAWSTTLSGRGVIVDGGEDSAVPSDRVVYYDHVTADLIKASSAE from the coding sequence ATGCATTCTACACATGTACAGATGCTGGCACGCACTGTTTTTCGCCTGTGGACTCCAAAGTACTTCCGTGAGCAAGCAGGTGCTGGGCGCCATCTTGGCAAGCGGCGCGCGAGAGCCCTCAACGCGGCTCCTGCCCTTTGCTCAactgcggcggcgagggGCGGAGTGACCGCGACGTCGTGCACCACACCGGCGCgcgccccaccaccacggaAGTCCACGAGGAAGTCGCTAGCTGAACACGCACCGTCTACCTCCTCCGTAGGAAGGGCACCAGGTCAACCTCCGATTAGCAGCCTGCACTCGCCACTGCCAGATGCGTTTCACACCAGCCACCCGCTGGTGCAACGCACCCAGGAGCTGCTTCATGAACTCGCCACCGTCGACCACTCGCAGTCCTCCTTGTCCCCTGATGCCGCGAGAGGGTATGCCCAATTCAGCGCCAGGCACGATGTACTCGGTCCTCTCCGTagtcttcttcctcttcccgcGACGtccagtggcggcagctcggCTAACCCTGCGTCGCGTCAGCGCTTCCATATTGTACCGGTGGTGGGCATGAATCCCCTTatgccccctcctcctcgtctgcaGCGAACTGCAACGGCAgacttttctctttctgatTTGGTGCTGTTTCTGCAACTGTACGACAGCGCCAACATGGAGGATGGAAAGTTACTGGTGCAGGTAATGAACGAGGTCCGCCGGCAACTATTCGCCTTAGCAGAGACTGCGGCGAGAACCACCACAGGCGAGGGTGATCTAGAAGCGGAGAGGGGCGGCGTGAAGGGGGTGCTGCAGACCCCAAGCGCATCACCGCTGCCATTTCCTGCGATGCTCTACACCATGTCATCGCTGGGAATCGTAGAGGAAGCTGTTCTCGATGTGGTGACAAGTTGCGCCCTGCGCGATGGCACACACGGCAAGCTTGGCCTCCTCTACTCACAGCTGCACCATTACTCTGTTAAGgagttgctgcagctgctgatcgCGCTTCAACGCTTtgggcaccagcagcaacccACAACAAAGGCCCTGACGAAGGCACTGCGGGCTTCCCTGTACGACACCTCCACGACAGCAAGTCGTTTTCACAGGCGCGCGGGAGCGTTCAAGAAGGCGCTTGCTGCGCGGCGTcagacaccaccacccggAGAGGGACGCGTTAACGCAGCAGAGGTTGACGACGACACTGGCGGCGTGATTGCCATGATGGCGGCGGATGAGGAGCTCGGCTCGCTCGCCTTTGGGCTGGAGTGCCCGCTGTTTTTGCTTCTGGAAGCGCTGACCACAACTGCAACCACGGTGCACCGCCGTGCGGACGTCGTGACATTCCTATCAGACTTGATTGccgtcacagcagcggcggaacTGACGACTGCCGTGCAGGAGAACCGCGGCCTCCCAGTGCCTGCCGGCCCCAAGGAGGTCACCAAAGAGGCACAAGAGTTCCTCTTTGCGGTGTCACATCAGCTCTTGCGGGCAGCTAAGCTCACCGAAGCCATGAATCTTCCACAGATCCTTCTCTCTGAGGTGTTTGCGTGGAGCACGACGCTGTCGGGAAGAGGGGTGATTGTGGACGGCGGTGAGGACAGCGCAGTGCCGTCCGATCGTGTCGTCTACTACGATCATGTGACGGCGGACCTGATCAAGGCAAGCAGTGCCGAGTGA
- a CDS encoding hypothetical protein (TriTrypDB/GeneDB-style sysID: LpmP.35.5680) yields MVRYNTAVMTLLKRMGPRKERGLSQLPNTLLGDLSRTTHNMVARLSFHWESERTNRTHNRSSEEMVQGKSVPSLDQISDANRVPLAEQIPCLLLCLQLSPPALHTSSVSILNRFVLFNVPVRGSAPQVNAIFAAIMLHLLPRPYATVPTINLIFAVITIGTIRISNSEAEKWAGRKESSRGVPQWVQRQNAEVRAFLAGLPRWLQALVPTTDNLDLAEIIDEIARRLPPADEGLPGDYVDVLAARTDEECAKYDYGFTVRNMYHQSTTHTVSPAEFLMLVPKLITFSAKFSRMRVAAQMAQNERLLDFSPPVNREALYSAFACTALRGALLNLSLLRHTEKILAVRALSSYEWFFITSIVTGREKAWAPTAYTAMRIAGRVAEERRRDEIKRSGKAERDVSLLGSMDAKGRFLVLAHYSSGMNDLRFDHDLFSAALECTEPLMREYFRALEVDTNSSLKALDMKYHVRQFLSVVTRADNINEEHLGEGSEDVADEEEAKAESSRMDGVKTTTGKATLSLLQALEKFFTEPMPAGSAAAVAPAPSDAPKRGSGFARTNLPDKGCGAATLLEDPPDEELTLRMHIVECAMVYCLCRHEQTAKCDDTASELIDLSLRSARRMQRIIGVQLRYISSVIRSTDWDSQETSLDVGMSCGTSAETVVVDGVKGEKKTLQLAWSTMKLLSALTARKDLNLAARGDLAEIASAIMTDIAIFIDSIHDHRVLPNSLNRNLAMLQRWYTAHKRMLKSSAIAADAPPFRKVDESARMVVASCFGVVQRVFPPRHHQRLLTGAASTLSFGFHKKLVMVRTLDSAVSLALTANMTLDELPHIADIMAKTVDAIREAAQMRFQVPPSDTQRYEAERKLRSSLLPKTIHLLHHMCTLAVNDEACLTATAAAVAACSSEEHIAFLSWKKRESVLSMTSYVYRVLADRFAQSRASRDLAHQLLIMVSRLALDRLAYKDSLVSVHEPKECVSDREVELRHLVCASLMWQVSCVVASTLLQSVPLDKYLGIMHTYIKRHFVISMGTQEVGESSTLGMEAELEYCERVLAEVGLSARSATMWVPTTTKEEVILQCNFAIADVFYALKFLASLLYTDSCTSNSPVFRTRWISHAELACGLLRRYQRWIAPSVWRNVWRELVAVNIMVRIGRFTSLQLQEATETAAQRLLVFSKIRDNKGVWIDTRVPHPAASVGDARAHEEASAATGNTTVTPELLCFLDLSRMFELQEQLTDINVRIYLAQLTDRLSRECEEHVLSLADSGTNLEGERRFSSNGVSETQAEREQRQLRAARMNILFTCRRMRS; encoded by the coding sequence aTGGTACGCTATAACACGGCTGTAATGACTCTCCTGAAGCGGATGGGCCCTCGCAAAGAACGTGGCCTCAGCCAACTCCCCAATACGCTTCTTGGAGATCTATCCCGCACGACGCACAACATGGTGGCGCGGCTTTCTTTTCACTGGGAAAGCGAAAGAACAAACAGGACACACAACAGGTCTTCCGAAGAAATGGTGCAGGGCAAATCTGTGCCGAGTTTGGACCAAATCTCCGATGCGAATCGGGTACCTCTTGCCGAACAGATTCCATGCCTACTTCTCTGTCTGCAGCTCTCGCCACCGGCCCTGCACACCAGCTCTGTCTCCATCCTGAACCGCTTTGTTCTGTTCAACGTTCCAGTGCGCGGTAGCGCGCCCCAAGTAAATGCGATCTTTGCCGCCATCATGCTGCACCTGCTTCCGCGTCCGTACGCAACGGTGCCGACGATAAACCTGATCTTTGCTGTCATCACGATTGGGACCATTCGAATTTCTAACAGCGAGGCCGAAAAGTGGGCGGGGCGAAAGGAGTCCAGCAGAGGGGTGCCGCAGTGGGTTCAGAGACAAAACGCAGAGGTGAGGGCGTTCTTAGCAgggctgccgcggtggctCCAGGCACTCGTCCCCACAACCGACAATTTAGATTTGGCGGAGATCATCGATGAAATTGCTCGGCGACTTCCACCAGCGGACGAAGGATTACCCGGTGACTACGTCGAcgtcctcgctgcccgcACCGACGAGGAATGCGCAAAGTATGACTATGGTTTTACGGTGAGGAACATGTACCACCAGTCCACAACGCACACGGTGTCCCCGGCAGAGTTCTTGATGCTAGTTCCAAAGCTGATTACGTTCTCGGCGAAATTCAGCAGAATGCGAGTTGCTGCTCAGATGGCTCAGAATGAGCGACTGCTCGACTTCTCACCACCGGTGAATCGAGAGGCACTGTACTCCGCGTTCGCTtgcacggcgctgcgcggcgcTCTGTTGAATCTGAGCCTGTTacgacacacagagaagatCCTGGCTGTGCGGGCACTCTCCTCATACGAGTGGTTCTTCATCACATCAATCGTGACCGGCCGCGAAAAGGCGTGGGCGCCAACCGCCTACACGGCAATGCGTATTGCAGGGCGCGTGGCCgaggagcggcgcagagACGAGATTAAAAGAAGCGGCAAAGCTGAGCGAGATGTGTCGCTTTTGGGGTCCATGGACGCAAAAGGGCGCTTTCTGGTGCTCGCACATTATTCCAGCGGCATGAATGACCTACGCTTCGATCACGATCTTTTTAGCGCCGCGCTGGAGTGCACAGAGCCCCTGATGCGGGAGTACTTCAGGGCGCTTGAGGTTGACACCAATTCTTCGCTGAAGGCCCTTGATATGAAGTATCATGTCCGACAATTTCTTTCGGTTGTGACCCGGGCCGACAACATCAACGAAGAACACCTTGGTGAGGGGTCTGAAGACgtggcggacgaggaggaggccaaAGCCGAGTCGTCACGGATGGATGGTGTGAAGACCACCACAGGCAAGGCCACGCTTTCCCTACTGCAAGCCCTGGAGAAGTTCTTTACTGAGCCAATGCCCGCCGGttccgctgcagctgttgcaCCGGCACCGTCGGATGCCCcgaagcgcggcagcggtttTGCCAGGACAAATTTACCAGACAAAGGATGCGGCGCCGCAACCCTGTTGGAGGACCCTCCCGATGAGGAGCTGACCTTGCGTATGCACATTGTGGAATGCGCTATGGTGTACTGCCTATGCCGGCACGAGCAAACAGCGAAGTGTGACGACACAGCGAGTGAACTGATTGACCTTTCTTTGCGCTCTGCTCGGCGTATGCAGCGCATTATtggtgtgcagctgcggtaTATTTCGTCAGTCATCCGAAGCACCGATTGGGACTCGCAGGAAACAAGCCTAGATGTTGGAATGTCCTGTGGCACATCAGCTGAAACAGTGGTTGTAGATGGTgtgaagggagaaaagaagacCCTTCAGCTCGCTTGGAGTACCATGAAGTTGCTATCGGCACTTACCGCACGAAAAGACCTCAACTTGGCGGCGCGCGGTGATCTCGCCGAGATCGCTTCAGCTATCATGACGGACATCGCCATTTTCATAGACTCGATACATGACCACCGTGTGTTGCCGAATTCTTTAAACCGCAATCTCGCCATGCTTCAACGGTGGTACACAGCTCACAAGCGCATGTTGAAATCTAGCGCCATAGCGGCAGACGCGCCGCCATTTCGTAAGGTTGACGAAAGTGCGCGGATGGTAGTCGCCTCCTGCTTTGGAGTTGTGCAGCGGGTATTTCCACCTCGTCACCATCAGCGGCTGCTCACCGGCGCTGCGTCCACACTTTCTTTCGGGTTTCACAAGAAGTTGGTTATGGTACGAACGTTGGACTCTGCTGTGTCTCTCGCCCTCACAGCCAACATGACACTGGACGAACTGCCGCACATTGCTGACATAATGGCAAAGACGGTAGATGCGATTCGTGAAGCTGCCCAAATGAGGTTCCAGGTGCCGCCCTCCGATACGCAGCGCTACGAAGCTGAACGAAAACTGCGCAGCTCGTTGCTTCCGAAGACGATTCATCTGCTGCACCACATGTGCACACTAGCAGTCAATGACGAAGCGTGTCTTactgcgacagcagctgcggtggcggcgtgctCTAGCGAGGAACATATCGCCTTCTTATCGTGGAAGAAACGTGAGTCGGTCTTGAGTATGACGTCGTATGTCTATCGTGTCCTCGCGGATCGCTTTGCGCAATCACGCGCAAGCCGTGACCTCGCACACCAGCTTTTGATCATGGTGAGTCGCTTAGCTCTGGACCGTTTGGCATACAAAGACTCTCTTGTCTCGGTGCACGAACCGAAGGAGTGCGTGTCGGACCGCGAAGTGGAGCTACGGCACCTGGTGTGTGCCTCACTCATGTGGCAGGTGTCGTGCGTCGTCGCCTCAACTCTATTACAGAGTGTACCCCTCGACAAGTACCTCGGGATCATGCACACGTACATCAAGCGACACTTCGTGATATCCATGGGCACGCAAGAAGTGGGCGAGTCGAGCACGCTTGGGATGGAAGCGGAGCTGGAGTACTGCGAGCGAGTGCTCGCGGAAGTAGGGTTGTCTGCGCGCTCGGCGACGATGTGGGTGCCGACAACCacaaaggaggaggtgattCTGCAGTGCAACTTTGCCATCGCTGATGTCTTCTATGCGCTGAAGTTCCTGGCAAGCCTACTCTACACGGACTCGTGTACTTCCAATAGCCCAGTCTTTCGTACGCGATGGATAAGTCATGCGGAGCTTGCGTGTGGGCTTCTGAGGCGGTATCAGCGGTGGATCGCGCCGTCCGTTTGGCGCAACGTCTGGCGAGAGCTGGTTGCCGTGAATATTATGGTGCGAATAGGCCgtttcacctctctccaACTGCAAGAGGCAACTGAGacggctgcgcagcgtctGTTAGTCTTCTCCAAGATCCGTGACAACAAGGGAGTGTGGATTGATACTCGAGTACCGCACCCCGCTGCTTCAGTGGGAGACGCCCGCGCCCACGAGGAGGCCTCCGCGGCAACAGGGAACACAACAGTAACACCGGAGCTTCTTTGCTTTTTAGATCTCTCGCGAATGTtcgagctgcaggagcaatTGACAGACATAAACGTGCGGATCTATCTTGCACAGCTGACAGATCGACTGAGCCGGGAGTGCGAGGAACATGTGCTCAGCCTGGCAGACAGTGGCACTAACCTCGAAGGAGAACGGCGTTTCAGCTCTAACGGCGTTAGTGAAACAcaggcggagagagaacagcgtcagctgcgcgccgcccGCATGAACATCCTCTTTACCTGCCGGCGCATGCGATCGTAG
- a CDS encoding aminopeptidase P1, putative (TriTrypDB/GeneDB-style sysID: LpmP.35.5690) gives MLCRAWRTASVHRRSVLSTWNSTRWIQSLNAVREEVSVQEYADRRKRFLECLPDNSVVLLPAADESLYSHDILWPHRQDSLWYHLFGMRTSMRRQLAPPCSAITEDVRITMAAFAKGMQGIPMRTLLCVPPVTTDSATLVWGSEAAPLSEYKRLLGADEDAAPSPRTHENVVTTNEVGTVCEEVRRFITEMAQQQIMQWLVHSDHPLTTSPGGGGGGGGGGGGELGGRLLPLGLIPSVFAAYPQQLRWDGRGYRLRQRSKSLPHTKTRGAARSTSVFHHPLEAFFFTLSATPFVLHLPRSLLCAAAAAAAAAPGQQPVCSVVKFSYSAVDGYTPGLAPSTASVLPTQGSVSSTPRGRDPPASLVTSSVSADSESDNTMQMHLPVLRSDAYAWLYRQAKPPSQLRQHLRSARATEDAFLQLMRRATTTLSEHVLHCAFQRAVCDISERAGAAVQVRSAYIPVVASGVRGTEIHFTDNDGVAALGDVVRVDAGVEVDGVPTDCTRTLPIGCSHFSPSYVPLYEGLLQIQRKLLRCMGPGVSISEITRMHIAETQALLCSLGVDVRRTATSSQEQQVPLNLVRSCFCAHLFGHFFGLDIHEELSSASQPHARVAEKEGSARQQRPTSRALQGGMMHTVEPGVYIPSVQRASLFGLEGAHFPIAFHGGVGMQIEDDVLVLPSPGDEDVDVCSDEESRVYLPWSRGEYLQHALAAFHRYYDGGDAGTTPSLLVSVCDAHVSTVGAGGMTAAARNVLRFLFAQRVSMDGLPKAMASLAADVCAIQQQTFVPNPAYLDGPPVPHAAVSDWYPYSSIVLTATIPKDIELIEVVMQQ, from the coding sequence ATGCTCTGTCGAGCATGGCGCACCGCATCAGTGCACAGGCGTAGTGTGTTGAGCACATGGAACTCGACGCGCTGGATCCAAAGCTTAAACGCAGTACGTGAAGAAGTGAGCGTGCAGGAATACGCGGACCGGCGCAAGCGGTTCCTGGAGTGCCTCCCAGATAATTCCGTTGTTCTTCTTCCCGCTGCCGATGAATCTCTATACAGCCACGATATCCTGTGGCCCCACCGTCAGGACTCCTTGTGGTATCACCTGTTCGGCATGCGCACCTCGATGCGGCGTCAACTCGCCCCGCCTTGTTCGGCGATCACCGAGGATGTGCGGATCACCATGGCAGCCTTTGCCAAGGGCATGCAAGGCATCCCCATGCGAAccctcctctgtgtgccGCCCGTCACCACGGACAGTGCGACGCTGGTGTGGGGATCGGAGGCAGCGCCTCTCAGCGAGTACAAGCGTCTTCTCGGCGCTGATGAGGATGCTGCTCCGTCGCCTCGCACGCACGAAAACGTGGTCACGACGAACGAAGTGGGGACCGTCtgcgaggaggtgcgtcgGTTTATCACGGAgatggcacagcagcagataATGCAGTGGTTAGTGCACAGTGACCACCCGCTCACAACATCGccagggggaggaggaggtggtggtggtggtggtggtggggaacTGGGAGGAAGGCTACTCCCGCTCGGTCTCATACCGAGCGTGTTTGCAGCGTACCCACAACAGCTGCGTTGGGATGGCAGAGGCTaccgccttcgccagcggAGCAAGTCGTTGCCCCACACAAAAACGAGGGGTGCagcccgcagcacctcggtCTTTCACCATCCGCTTGAGGCGTTCTTCTTCACGCTTAGCGCGACGCCCTTTGTGCTCCACCTGCCACGATCTCTCCTttgtgcggcagcagcagcagcagcagcagcgccggggcAACAACCGGTCTGCAGCGTAGTCAAATTCAGCTACTCGGCAGTCGACGGGTACACTCCTGGGCTCGCacccagcaccgccagcgtgCTACCTACACAAGGAAGCGTGTCCTCTACCCCACGAGGACGTGATCCCCCGGCTTCCCTCGTCACCTCATCCGTAAGCGCGGACAGCGAGTCAGATAACACGATGCAAATGCATCTGCCTGTCCTCCGCAGTGATGCGTACGCATGGCTGTACCGACAGGCCAAACCCCCTTCACAACTACGACAACACCTTCGAAGTGCCCGCGCAACCGAGGATGCTTTTCTGCAGCTCATGCGGCGCGCCACCACAACGCTCTCCGAGCACGTGCTGCACTGTGCATTTCAGCGTGCTGTGTGCGACATCAGCGAGCGCGCCGGGGCAGCTGTCCAGGTGCGATCCGCGTACATTCCCGTTGTGGCAAGTGGAGTGCGCGGCACCGAAATCCACTTCACAGACAACGATGGTGTGGCCGCGTTGGGTGACGTCGTGCGCGTGGACGccggggtggaggtggacggCGTCCCCACGGACTGCACGCGAACACTTCCAATAGGTTGCTCGcacttttctccctcctATGTGCCCCTGTATGAAGGATTGCTTCAGATTCAGCGCAAGCTACTCCGGTGCATGGGGCCGGGGGTTTCTATCAGTGAGATAACTCGAATGCACATCGCCGAAACGCAGGCCCTATTGTGCTCGCTTGGGGTCGATGTGCGTCGTACAGCGACCTCATCGCAGGAGCAGCAAGTACCGCTTAACCTGGTTCGCTCCTGCTTCTGCGCTCACTTGTTTGGCCATTTCTTCGGCCTCGACATCCACGAGGAGCTAAGCAGCGCCTCGCAACCGCACGCAAGAGTGGCGGAAAAGGAAGGGtccgcacggcagcagcgaccgaCTTCGCGCGCCCTCCAAGGCGGGATGATGCACACTGTTGAGCCTGGCGTCTACATACCGAGCGTACAACGTGCGAGCCTCTTCGGCTTGGAGGGGGCGCACTTTCCCATAGCGTTTCACGGTGGCGTTGGTATGCAAATCGAAGATGACGTTCTTGTCTTGCCTTCCCCGGGAGACGAGGACGTCGACGTTTGCAGCGATGAAGAGTCTCGGGTCTACTTACCTTGGAGCCGCGGAGAGTACCTCCAGCACGCCCTCGCTGCTTTTCATCGCTACTACGACGGTGGAGACGCAGGGACGACACCCTCCCTGCTGGTATCGGTATGTGACGCGCATGTCTCCACCGTAGGGGCGGGAGGTatgactgcagctgcgcgaaaCGTGTTGCGCTTTTTGTTTGCCCAACGCGTGTCTATGGACGGGTTGCCAAAGGCGATGGCGTCCTTGGCGGCGGACGTGTGCGCCATACAACAGCAGACGTTTGTTCCAAATCCAGCGTACCTGGACGGACCACCAGTGCCCCACGCGGCAGTCTCTGACTGGTACCCGTACTCGAGCATTGTCTTGACAGCCACGATTCCAAAGGACATTGAGCTCATAGAAGTTGTCATGCAGCAGTGA
- a CDS encoding G-actin binding protein, putative (TriTrypDB/GeneDB-style sysID: LpmP.35.5720) has product MPPPPPPPPPPPPANDGASSASVGGAAAAVFAEICQGGDNITARLRHITDDQKTYKQNIQHGEIDMSELERKKAAAEERRLAQKQNERTSGEGAVQTPVLALEGDKRWIVRYQAGSPAEQLPLVLDKAEMRHAVRIENCQHAYITITNKVNSVSIVNCAKVQVALQTIVSSLEVLSCADVDVQVTQAAPTIDIERSTSVNVYLLDHEQARKTEIVTACSSTVNVLFPSEKDGDIVECAIPEQFVTRLVSDGKGGDKVCTKPCDSF; this is encoded by the coding sequence atgccgccaccgccccctcctcctccgccgccgccgccggctaACGACGGCGCATCCAGCGCCAGCgttggcggtgcagcagcagccgtgttTGCAGAGATCTGCCAAGGCGGCGACAACATCActgcgcggctgcgtcaCATCACGGATGATCAAAAGACATACAAGCAGAACATTCAGCACGGTGAAATCGACATGAGTGAGCTGGAGCGCAAAAAAGCGGCCGCCGAAGAACGACGACTTGCACAGAAGCAAAATGAACGCACCTCCGGAGAGGGGGCCGTGCAGACGCCGGTGTTGGCGTTGGAGGGGGACAAACGGTGGATCGTCAGGTACCAAGCCGGCAGTccagcagagcagctgccgttGGTGCTTGACAAGGCAGAGATGCGCCATGCCGTCCGTATCGAGAATTGCCAGCATGCTTacatcaccatcaccaacAAGGTGAATTCCGTGAGCATCGTCAACTGTGCCAAGGTGCAGGTGGCTCTGCAAACGATTGTCTCCTCTCTCGAGGTACTCAGCTGCGCTGACGTTGATGTTCAAGTGACGCAGGCAGCGCCAACTATCGACATTGAGCGTTCTACCAGTGTGAATGTGTACCTACTGGACCACGAGCAGGCTCGCAAGACGGAGATCGTCACGgcgtgcagctccaccgtcaacgttctcttcccctcagAAAAGGATGGCGATATTGTCGAGTGCGCCATTCCGGAGCAGTTCGTCACGCGCCTCGTGTCAGACGGCAAGGGGGGCGACAAGGTCTGCACGAAGCCATGCGACTCTTTCTAA